Proteins encoded by one window of Mycolicibacterium sp. ND9-15:
- a CDS encoding SDR family oxidoreductase, with amino-acid sequence MRIAVAGATGNIGARTAAALERDGHDVVRISRSLGVDLVTGEGLDAALAGVEAVVDATSAPPTDRDSTVEYFGSTTGNLLAAEHRAGVQHHVLLSIVGIQGIEGNAHYSGKRKQERLITEGPVPWTIVPATQFHDFAAMVAGWTEQNGVSTIAPLLVQPIAPDDIAGILAEVATGQPQGRHVDVAGPETQDLVDMARRTLDARGQQVKLVPTWSGVFGLSMAGNVLLPGKNARLAPTTFDDWLAAGAN; translated from the coding sequence ATGCGCATCGCAGTCGCCGGAGCGACGGGAAACATCGGCGCCCGCACCGCCGCCGCACTCGAACGCGACGGTCACGACGTCGTCCGGATCAGCCGCTCGCTCGGCGTCGACCTGGTGACCGGTGAGGGTTTGGACGCCGCCCTCGCCGGCGTCGAAGCGGTCGTCGACGCGACCAGTGCACCACCCACCGACCGGGACAGCACCGTCGAGTACTTCGGGAGCACCACGGGCAACCTGCTCGCCGCCGAGCACCGCGCGGGCGTGCAACACCACGTCCTGCTGTCGATCGTCGGGATCCAGGGCATCGAGGGCAACGCGCACTACTCGGGCAAGCGGAAACAGGAACGGTTGATCACCGAAGGGCCGGTCCCCTGGACGATCGTGCCCGCCACCCAGTTTCACGATTTCGCGGCCATGGTCGCCGGCTGGACCGAACAGAACGGAGTGTCCACCATTGCACCGCTGCTGGTGCAACCGATCGCACCCGACGACATCGCCGGCATCCTCGCCGAGGTCGCCACCGGCCAACCCCAGGGTCGGCATGTGGACGTCGCCGGACCCGAGACGCAGGATCTCGTCGACATGGCCCGCCGGACACTCGACGCCAGGGGGCAGCAGGTGAAGCTCGTGCCGACCTGGTCGGGGGTCTTCGGACTGTCGATGGCCGGAAACGTGTTGCTGCCAGGGAAGAATGCGCGCCTCGCCCCGACGACGTTCGACGACTGGCTCGCCGCCGGCGCCAACTGA
- the hisS gene encoding histidine--tRNA ligase: MSEFQAPKGVPDYLPPDSAQFVGVRDGLLATARRAGYGDIELPIFEDTALFARGVGESTDVVSKEMYTFSDRGDRSVTLRPEGTAGVIRAVIEHGLDRGPLPVKLCYAGPFFRYERPQAGRYRQLQQVGVEAIGVDDPALDAEVIAIADAGFRSLGLDGFRLEITSLGDDTCRPQYRELLQEFLFKLDLDEETQRRVRLNPLRVLDDKRPAVREMTADAPVMLDHLSDVAKQHFDSVLAHLDALGVPYVINPRMVRGLDYYTKTTFEFVHDGLGAQSGIGGGGRYDGLMAQLGGKDLSGIGFGLGVDRTMLALQAEGKKVGGTARVDVFGVPLGEQAKTKLAVLGARLRAAGVRVDLSYGNRGIKGAMRAADRSGASLALVAGDRDIEAGTIAVKNLATGDQTDVPVDDVLAEVLTRLNRA; this comes from the coding sequence GTGAGTGAATTTCAGGCGCCCAAGGGTGTCCCTGACTATCTGCCGCCCGACTCGGCGCAGTTCGTCGGCGTCCGCGACGGTCTGCTCGCCACTGCCCGGCGCGCCGGTTACGGCGACATCGAACTGCCCATCTTCGAGGACACCGCGTTGTTCGCTCGCGGGGTCGGCGAGTCCACCGATGTGGTGTCGAAGGAGATGTACACGTTCTCCGACCGTGGTGACCGGTCGGTCACACTGCGGCCCGAGGGCACCGCGGGCGTGATCCGCGCCGTCATCGAGCACGGCCTGGACCGCGGGCCGCTGCCGGTCAAGCTGTGCTACGCCGGGCCGTTCTTCCGGTACGAACGCCCGCAGGCCGGCCGCTACCGCCAGTTGCAGCAGGTGGGAGTCGAGGCGATCGGGGTCGACGACCCGGCGCTGGACGCGGAGGTGATCGCGATCGCCGATGCCGGATTCCGATCGCTGGGGCTTGACGGCTTCCGGCTGGAGATCACCTCGCTCGGCGACGACACTTGCCGACCGCAATACCGAGAACTGTTGCAGGAGTTCTTGTTCAAGCTCGACCTCGATGAGGAAACGCAGCGGCGCGTTCGGTTGAACCCACTGCGGGTGCTCGATGACAAGCGGCCCGCGGTGCGCGAGATGACCGCCGATGCGCCGGTGATGTTGGACCACCTCTCCGATGTCGCCAAGCAGCACTTCGACAGTGTGCTGGCGCATCTCGACGCGCTCGGGGTGCCCTACGTCATCAACCCGCGCATGGTGCGCGGGCTGGACTACTACACCAAGACGACGTTCGAGTTCGTGCACGACGGCCTGGGCGCGCAATCCGGTATCGGCGGCGGCGGGCGTTACGACGGGTTGATGGCGCAGCTCGGCGGAAAAGACCTGTCCGGCATCGGGTTCGGGCTCGGCGTCGACCGGACGATGTTGGCGCTGCAGGCCGAAGGAAAGAAGGTCGGTGGGACGGCGCGCGTCGACGTCTTCGGTGTTCCGCTAGGGGAGCAGGCCAAGACGAAGTTGGCGGTGCTGGGCGCGCGACTGCGGGCGGCCGGTGTGCGGGTCGACCTCTCCTACGGCAACCGCGGCATCAAGGGTGCGATGCGCGCCGCGGATCGTTCGGGTGCGTCGCTTGCGCTGGTGGCCGGTGACCGCGACATCGAGGCGGGCACCATCGCAGTGAAGAACCTCGCAACGGGTGACCAGACGGATGTCCCGGTTGACGACGTGCTGGCCGAAGTCCTCACTCGGCTCAACCGCGCCTAA
- a CDS encoding acyl-CoA thioesterase, which produces MTTDSAQNTWTVEGLLDLFDVRSDGENRFIAETGPAGEEDRQVVEGTQVLAQVIVAVAKRFEGKSVRSAYAVFSRAVMVGAGPLELEIDVVNEGRSTATAVVAAKQNGKRCITVTALADVPTPDVIRHAVARPETKSPAEAHDAHMPMTGREIRLVDVVDVNSPDEVGPPELYAWVHYDPVPTRDELAKALVAYLTGHLGISTTMRAHEGIGTAQSHVTVSTAPMTVSVSFHEPFEWNGWLLYGHESTQVGAGMSYVRGTVHTESGELIASFSQDALIRPLRSSDTAIKEQSRL; this is translated from the coding sequence ATGACCACAGACTCAGCGCAGAACACGTGGACCGTCGAGGGGTTGCTCGACCTGTTCGATGTTCGGTCGGACGGGGAGAACCGATTCATCGCCGAGACCGGCCCGGCCGGGGAAGAGGACCGGCAGGTGGTGGAGGGCACGCAGGTGCTCGCTCAGGTGATCGTGGCGGTGGCCAAACGCTTCGAGGGCAAGTCGGTGCGCTCGGCGTACGCGGTGTTCTCCCGGGCGGTCATGGTCGGCGCCGGCCCGCTTGAGTTGGAGATCGACGTCGTCAACGAAGGCCGTTCCACCGCAACCGCTGTCGTCGCCGCCAAGCAGAACGGCAAGCGGTGCATCACGGTGACCGCGCTGGCCGACGTGCCGACGCCCGACGTCATCCGCCACGCCGTCGCCCGCCCCGAGACGAAGTCGCCCGCCGAGGCGCACGATGCCCATATGCCGATGACGGGCCGCGAGATTCGGCTGGTCGACGTCGTCGACGTCAACAGCCCCGATGAGGTCGGGCCGCCGGAACTGTACGCCTGGGTGCACTATGACCCGGTCCCGACCCGCGACGAGCTCGCCAAGGCTCTGGTCGCGTATCTGACTGGGCACCTTGGTATTTCGACGACGATGCGAGCACATGAGGGCATCGGCACCGCCCAGTCGCACGTCACGGTGTCGACGGCGCCGATGACGGTGTCCGTCAGCTTCCACGAGCCGTTCGAATGGAACGGGTGGCTGCTCTACGGCCACGAGAGCACTCAGGTCGGTGCCGGCATGTCGTATGTGCGGGGCACCGTGCACACGGAATCCGGTGAGCTGATCGCATCGTTCAGCCAGGACGCCCTGATCCGCCCGCTGCGCAGCAGCGATACCGCGATCAAGGAGCAGTCGCGCCTCTAG
- a CDS encoding Rv2578c family radical SAM protein yields MRWDGQAVGADDGALPGLQRIGFVRSVRTPQFEGITFHEVLCKSALNKVPNAAMLPFRFTVNGYRGCSHACRYCFARPTHEYLDLDCGSDFDSQVVVKTNVADVLRRELSRPSWQRETVALGTNTDPYQRAEGRYALMPGIISALADSGTPFSILTKGTLLRRDLPLLSEAARRVDVSVAVSLAVADAELHKEVEPGTPSPQARLGLIAAIRDAGLDCHVMVAPVLPYLTDSVAHLDALLAQIAAAGATGVTVFGLHLRGSTRGWFMNWLAGSHAELVPKYRKLYRRGAYLPQDYRRMLHHRAAPLVAKHGLAPHRRSFRAADTPAEAPVEALQPTLF; encoded by the coding sequence ATGCGGTGGGATGGTCAGGCAGTCGGTGCCGACGACGGCGCGCTGCCCGGCCTGCAGCGAATCGGTTTCGTACGCAGCGTGCGCACACCGCAGTTCGAAGGCATCACCTTTCATGAGGTGCTGTGCAAATCGGCGCTCAACAAGGTGCCCAACGCCGCCATGCTGCCGTTTCGGTTCACGGTCAACGGCTACCGCGGGTGCTCGCACGCCTGCCGTTACTGCTTCGCCCGGCCGACGCACGAGTATCTCGACCTGGATTGCGGCAGCGACTTCGACAGCCAGGTCGTTGTCAAGACCAATGTCGCCGACGTGCTGCGTCGTGAACTGTCGCGGCCGTCGTGGCAACGCGAAACCGTCGCGCTCGGCACCAACACCGATCCCTACCAGCGTGCCGAGGGCCGTTACGCGCTGATGCCCGGGATCATCTCCGCACTGGCCGATTCCGGCACACCGTTCTCGATCCTGACCAAGGGCACGCTGCTGCGGCGGGATCTGCCACTGCTGAGCGAGGCCGCCCGGCGGGTCGACGTCAGCGTCGCGGTCTCTCTCGCCGTGGCGGATGCAGAACTGCACAAGGAGGTCGAACCCGGTACGCCCTCACCACAAGCCCGGCTGGGGTTGATCGCCGCGATCCGCGACGCCGGACTGGACTGCCACGTGATGGTGGCTCCGGTGCTGCCGTATCTGACGGACTCGGTCGCGCATCTCGATGCGCTGCTTGCGCAGATCGCGGCGGCCGGGGCGACCGGCGTCACCGTATTCGGCCTGCACCTACGCGGTTCCACGCGCGGGTGGTTCATGAACTGGCTGGCCGGCTCACACGCTGAGCTGGTGCCGAAGTACCGGAAACTGTATCGCCGTGGCGCCTATCTGCCGCAGGACTATCGAAGGATGTTGCACCACAGGGCGGCACCGCTCGTCGCAAAGCACGGACTGGCACCGCACCGTCGCTCCTTCCGCGCGGCGGACACTCCGGCCGAAGCACCCGTCGAGGCGCTGCAACCGACGCTGTTCTAG
- a CDS encoding mycofactocin-coupled SDR family oxidoreductase → MTNLDAPLAGKVAFVTGAARGQGRSHCVRLARAGADIVAIDACGPVAEHNGYPPALPEDLAETVSLVESEGRKIVADRVDVRDAGGQQRVVAEAFEQFGRLDIVVANAGVMNWGRLWEISAQQWQDVLDVNLTGVWNTIKAVVPPMIEAGNGGSIITISSAAGIKAVPGCGHYCASKFGVVALTNSLAVELGEFGIRVNSVHPYGTDTPMGNDTSMWQIFADHQNYIHSFSPGALPTETLADPNLISDIVVWLASDASSLVTAAQVPADKGYLKI, encoded by the coding sequence ATGACGAACCTGGACGCCCCGCTGGCGGGCAAGGTCGCCTTCGTGACGGGCGCGGCCCGCGGACAGGGTCGCTCGCACTGCGTCCGGCTGGCACGCGCGGGCGCCGATATCGTCGCGATCGACGCCTGCGGGCCGGTCGCCGAACACAACGGCTACCCGCCTGCGTTACCCGAAGACCTCGCCGAGACCGTGAGCCTGGTCGAAAGCGAGGGCCGCAAAATCGTCGCCGACCGGGTCGACGTCCGCGACGCCGGCGGTCAGCAACGCGTGGTGGCCGAAGCGTTCGAACAGTTCGGCCGCCTCGACATCGTCGTCGCCAACGCCGGTGTGATGAATTGGGGTCGGCTGTGGGAGATTTCGGCGCAGCAGTGGCAGGACGTGCTCGACGTCAATCTGACCGGGGTGTGGAACACGATCAAGGCCGTGGTGCCGCCGATGATCGAGGCGGGCAACGGCGGGTCGATCATCACGATCAGTTCGGCCGCGGGCATCAAGGCCGTTCCGGGGTGTGGCCACTACTGCGCCAGCAAGTTCGGCGTGGTCGCACTGACCAACTCGCTGGCGGTCGAGCTCGGCGAGTTCGGCATCCGCGTCAACTCGGTGCATCCGTACGGCACCGACACCCCGATGGGCAACGACACTTCGATGTGGCAGATCTTCGCCGACCACCAGAACTACATCCACAGCTTCTCGCCCGGCGCGCTGCCGACCGAGACGCTGGCCGACCCGAATCTGATCTCCGACATCGTGGTCTGGTTGGCCAGCGACGCGTCGTCTCTGGTGACCGCGGCCCAAGTCCCCGCCGACAAGGGTTATTTGAAGATCTAG
- a CDS encoding TetR/AcrR family transcriptional regulator gives MAKPSGRAAAGTARSATPDRLPDPESRPKRFMKSALAILGETGRTDFTVLEVVERSKTSLRSFYQHFSTKDELLLALVDKIMSESTRRWREDTAGLPAAAALRVLIDRICTPAETTAQDKVNRGLTNYNDRLAETLPREYARVLSPVHHLIKDIIHRGIAEGVFRADVNVDARAALIMQSSLGAIRLQVLGAELNGAPIDADDIYDFCVGGLRADPA, from the coding sequence ATGGCGAAGCCAAGCGGACGAGCGGCGGCCGGGACCGCCCGATCCGCCACACCCGACCGCCTCCCCGACCCCGAGTCCCGCCCCAAACGATTCATGAAGTCGGCGCTGGCGATCCTCGGCGAGACCGGTCGCACGGATTTCACGGTGCTCGAGGTCGTCGAGCGTTCGAAGACGTCGCTGCGGTCGTTCTATCAACACTTCTCCACCAAGGACGAGTTGCTGCTCGCGTTGGTCGACAAGATCATGTCCGAGTCGACGCGCCGGTGGCGCGAGGACACCGCCGGCCTGCCCGCCGCCGCCGCACTCCGGGTTCTGATCGACCGCATCTGCACACCCGCGGAGACGACGGCCCAGGACAAGGTCAATCGGGGCCTGACCAATTACAACGACCGCCTCGCCGAGACCCTGCCTCGTGAGTACGCCCGGGTGTTGTCGCCGGTGCACCACCTGATCAAGGACATCATCCACCGCGGGATCGCCGAGGGGGTCTTCCGCGCGGATGTGAACGTCGACGCCCGGGCGGCGCTGATCATGCAGTCGTCGTTGGGGGCGATCCGGCTGCAGGTGCTCGGCGCCGAACTCAACGGTGCCCCGATCGACGCCGACGACATCTACGACTTCTGCGTCGGCGGCCTTCGCGCGGACCCGGCCTGA
- a CDS encoding acyl-CoA dehydrogenase family protein, which yields MTDSANPEVLLFASTTQSFLEKEVPLSRMRQMHDEGTSFDPQWWRRAAELGWTSLLVPEEFGGGSVSGGVSGGVKDLALVAEIAGKTVAPGPLHPVSTVLAGLVEAPEGHEDTIEALIAGELVASWAVYEPGRPWAPLTPSVTATQTGAGFRIDGVKDRVEAGADSGMLLVTAQFDGHPRQFLVPADASGVRVQSQRSIDMVKSYARVQFDGVEVGETAVVGSAELTEALIERQSQIAIVLQCAEIIGILDTVLAFTIQWGFDRHSFGRPLGSYQALKHKFADLKIWFEGCRATTNAAAAEVAARSPGAAMAVSVAKSYVGEHAPGMLQLCIQLHGGIGVTWEHDLHLFLRRVTLYRSLFGTPEDHNLRVYSLTEVGQAS from the coding sequence GTGACCGACAGCGCGAATCCCGAGGTGCTGCTCTTCGCCTCGACGACCCAGTCGTTCCTCGAGAAGGAAGTGCCGCTGAGCCGGATGCGGCAGATGCACGACGAGGGAACGTCATTCGACCCGCAGTGGTGGCGGCGGGCGGCCGAACTCGGCTGGACGAGCCTGCTCGTCCCCGAGGAGTTCGGCGGGGGCAGCGTGTCGGGCGGTGTCTCCGGGGGCGTCAAGGATCTGGCACTGGTCGCCGAAATCGCGGGGAAGACCGTCGCGCCGGGTCCATTGCATCCGGTCAGCACCGTTCTGGCCGGGCTTGTCGAGGCTCCCGAGGGCCACGAGGACACCATCGAAGCGCTGATCGCCGGCGAGTTGGTGGCAAGCTGGGCGGTCTATGAACCCGGTCGGCCGTGGGCGCCGCTGACGCCGTCGGTCACCGCCACCCAGACGGGCGCCGGATTTCGCATCGACGGTGTCAAAGACCGTGTCGAGGCCGGCGCGGACAGTGGAATGCTCCTCGTGACAGCGCAATTCGATGGTCACCCCCGCCAGTTCCTGGTTCCGGCGGACGCATCGGGCGTGCGGGTGCAATCGCAGCGTTCCATCGACATGGTCAAGAGTTACGCCCGGGTGCAGTTCGACGGCGTCGAGGTCGGCGAGACCGCGGTCGTCGGCTCGGCCGAACTGACCGAGGCGTTGATCGAGCGGCAGAGCCAGATCGCCATTGTGCTGCAATGCGCCGAGATCATCGGGATCCTGGACACGGTGCTGGCCTTCACGATCCAGTGGGGCTTTGACCGGCACTCGTTCGGTCGGCCACTGGGCTCGTATCAGGCCCTCAAGCACAAGTTCGCCGACCTGAAGATCTGGTTCGAAGGCTGTCGGGCGACGACCAACGCCGCGGCAGCCGAGGTGGCGGCGCGCTCACCCGGCGCCGCGATGGCGGTCAGTGTCGCGAAATCCTATGTGGGCGAACACGCTCCAGGAATGCTTCAGCTCTGCATACAACTCCACGGTGGCATCGGGGTGACATGGGAGCACGACCTGCACCTGTTCCTGCGACGGGTCACCCTGTACCGCTCGCTGTTCGGCACGCCCGAGGATCACAACCTTCGCGTCTACTCGCTGACCGAAGTGGGGCAAGCGTCATGA
- a CDS encoding MBL fold metallo-hydrolase, with amino-acid sequence MFITAFPAGMLACNCYVLAPRAGADAVVVDPGQRAMGPLRRILDENRLTPAAVLLTHGHIDHIWSAQKVADMYGCPAYIHPEDRFMLTDPIKDFGRGLIGGLASSAFGALFREPKQVVELDRDGDKVELGGITVTVDHTPGHTRGSVVFRVDSAIGPGPGSVALTGDTLFQQSVGRTDLPGGSGRDLLGSIVNKLLVLDDDTVVLPGHGPTTTIGAERRTNPFLEGLTK; translated from the coding sequence GTGTTCATCACCGCGTTTCCGGCCGGCATGCTGGCGTGCAACTGCTACGTGCTGGCCCCACGGGCCGGGGCCGACGCCGTCGTCGTCGACCCCGGTCAGAGGGCGATGGGGCCGCTGCGCCGAATCCTCGACGAGAACCGCCTGACACCGGCCGCGGTGCTGCTGACGCACGGCCACATCGACCACATCTGGTCCGCCCAGAAGGTCGCCGACATGTACGGCTGCCCGGCCTATATCCATCCCGAGGACCGCTTCATGCTGACCGATCCGATCAAGGATTTCGGGCGGGGCTTGATCGGGGGGCTGGCTAGCTCCGCGTTCGGGGCGCTGTTCCGCGAGCCGAAGCAGGTCGTCGAACTCGACAGGGATGGCGACAAGGTCGAACTGGGCGGCATCACTGTCACCGTCGACCACACGCCGGGCCACACGCGCGGATCGGTGGTCTTTCGTGTCGACTCGGCCATCGGGCCGGGTCCCGGATCGGTGGCACTCACGGGCGATACCCTGTTCCAGCAGTCGGTTGGCCGCACAGACCTGCCGGGCGGCAGCGGCCGGGACCTGCTCGGCTCGATCGTCAACAAACTGTTGGTGCTCGACGACGACACCGTGGTACTACCGGGACACGGCCCGACGACCACGATCGGTGCCGAACGTCGTACCAACCCGTTCCTCGAAGGCTTGACCAAGTGA
- a CDS encoding amidohydrolase family protein: MARQLPFPVFDADNHFYEPKEALTKFLPDHRKNVIDYIEVRGRTKIMVRNQVSDYIPNPTFEVVARPGAQEEYFKHGSGGKSFREVMGKPMKAIPAFREPAARLEVMDGLGLDYSLMFPTLASLVEERMKDDPELILDVIHALNEWMYETWQFNYEDRIFSTPVINLGIVDRALEELEWCLERGAKTVLVRPAPVPGLRGTRSFGLPEFDPFWDACVKAGIPVSMHASDSGYAEYLNDWEPADEYLPFKPTAFRMVSMGKRPIEDSMAALVCHGALTRNPDLRVLSIENGADWVPYLFKQFDGVYKKMPQEFPENPIEAFKRCVYVAPFWEDDFKQMADLLGVDRVIFGSDWPHPEGLAEPTHLIDDLQGLDAEGQRKVMGGNMIDLFKVPNEIVHNPDVPALVIPA, encoded by the coding sequence ATGGCCCGCCAGCTTCCCTTCCCGGTGTTCGACGCCGACAACCACTTCTACGAGCCCAAAGAGGCCCTGACGAAGTTCCTCCCCGACCATCGCAAGAACGTCATCGACTACATCGAGGTCCGCGGCCGCACCAAGATCATGGTGCGCAACCAGGTCAGCGACTACATCCCGAACCCCACGTTCGAGGTCGTCGCGCGGCCGGGCGCCCAGGAGGAGTACTTCAAGCACGGCAGCGGCGGAAAGAGCTTCCGCGAGGTGATGGGCAAGCCGATGAAGGCGATCCCGGCCTTCCGGGAACCCGCCGCACGGCTCGAGGTGATGGACGGCCTCGGCCTGGACTACTCGCTGATGTTCCCGACCCTGGCGAGCCTGGTCGAGGAACGGATGAAGGACGATCCGGAACTCATCCTCGACGTCATCCATGCGCTCAACGAGTGGATGTACGAGACGTGGCAGTTCAATTACGAGGACCGGATCTTCTCCACGCCGGTCATCAACCTCGGCATCGTCGACCGGGCGCTCGAGGAACTCGAGTGGTGTCTCGAGCGCGGGGCAAAGACGGTCCTGGTCCGGCCCGCGCCCGTGCCCGGCTTGCGTGGCACGCGATCGTTCGGGCTGCCCGAATTCGACCCGTTCTGGGATGCCTGCGTCAAGGCCGGCATCCCCGTGTCGATGCACGCGTCGGACTCCGGTTACGCCGAGTACCTCAACGATTGGGAGCCCGCCGACGAGTACCTGCCGTTCAAGCCCACGGCGTTCCGCATGGTGTCGATGGGCAAGCGTCCGATCGAGGACTCGATGGCCGCGCTGGTGTGCCACGGCGCATTGACGCGCAATCCCGATCTACGGGTCCTGTCGATCGAGAACGGAGCGGACTGGGTGCCCTACCTGTTCAAGCAGTTCGACGGCGTCTACAAGAAGATGCCACAGGAGTTCCCGGAGAACCCGATCGAGGCGTTCAAGCGTTGTGTATACGTCGCCCCCTTCTGGGAGGACGACTTCAAGCAGATGGCCGATCTGCTCGGAGTGGACCGGGTGATCTTCGGTTCCGACTGGCCGCATCCGGAAGGGTTGGCCGAGCCGACGCACCTGATCGACGACCTGCAGGGTCTCGACGCAGAGGGCCAGCGGAAAGTCATGGGCGGCAACATGATCGATTTGTTCAAGGTGCCAAACGAGATTGTCCACAACCCCGACGTGCCTGCGCTCGTCATCCCCGCCTGA
- a CDS encoding MBL fold metallo-hydrolase: MDTVTVTPNLTMHVVKGWQVYVWRCGDSVTLIDTGAPGSGAAIAEAVPGIHRILLTHGHVDHTGSAAESRESTGATVLTGAGDAANVVCPCSAPSTRTGRER, translated from the coding sequence ATGGACACCGTGACCGTCACGCCCAACCTCACCATGCACGTCGTCAAGGGCTGGCAGGTCTACGTCTGGCGGTGCGGCGATTCGGTCACGCTGATCGACACCGGCGCACCGGGATCCGGCGCGGCGATCGCCGAGGCAGTGCCCGGCATTCATCGAATCTTGTTGACGCACGGGCACGTCGACCACACCGGCTCGGCGGCCGAGTCGCGCGAGTCGACCGGGGCCACGGTGCTGACCGGCGCCGGCGACGCCGCCAACGTGGTGTGCCCATGCTCGGCACCTTCAACCAGGACCGGGCGCGAACGGTGA
- a CDS encoding acyl-CoA dehydrogenase family protein: MTETTSAPTTTQESVEEFAARARAWLAGNMPPIDPNNPPEHDRGEEQPWQRARELQKLLWDGGFAGICFPTEYGGLGLPIAYQKAFNTESRCYELPVILNTPTFTICAATILDTGSEEQKRRHISAALRGDEVLVQLLSEPSGGSDLAGVITRADRKGDKWVINGAKTWSTSAFAADYGLMLARTNWDAPKHEGLTMFLVPINSPGITLRRIKQVNGSVEFCEEFFDNLELGDDAVVGEVNGGWHVASRQLYHERRAVGGGSEFASGIGAEGKSDVPIDYVGLLESIGAPDNERLREMAGRALVHRAVREQLIDHVYHGVLDGSLPPAAGSIIRIAHADVHHVEFDTALAITGSAGVVDVDGDLIRYGERYLSRQAAALGGGTTEIARNIIGERVLGFPREPAADRDVPFKEVKHNRG, encoded by the coding sequence ATGACCGAGACCACATCGGCGCCGACCACGACCCAGGAGTCGGTCGAGGAGTTCGCGGCTCGCGCCCGGGCGTGGCTCGCGGGCAACATGCCACCGATCGACCCCAACAATCCGCCCGAACACGACCGCGGCGAGGAGCAACCGTGGCAGCGTGCCCGTGAACTCCAGAAGCTGCTCTGGGACGGCGGATTCGCCGGAATCTGCTTCCCGACGGAGTACGGCGGGCTCGGTCTGCCGATCGCGTACCAGAAGGCGTTCAACACCGAATCCCGCTGCTACGAGCTTCCCGTCATTCTCAACACCCCGACGTTCACGATCTGCGCGGCCACGATCCTCGACACCGGCAGCGAGGAGCAGAAGCGCCGACACATCTCCGCGGCCCTGCGCGGTGACGAGGTGTTGGTGCAGCTGCTGTCCGAGCCGAGCGGCGGTTCCGACCTCGCCGGTGTGATCACCCGCGCCGACCGCAAGGGCGACAAGTGGGTCATCAACGGCGCAAAGACCTGGAGCACAAGCGCATTCGCCGCCGACTACGGGTTGATGCTGGCGCGCACCAACTGGGACGCGCCCAAGCACGAGGGGCTGACGATGTTCCTCGTGCCGATCAACAGCCCGGGCATCACCCTGCGGCGGATCAAGCAGGTCAACGGGTCGGTCGAGTTCTGCGAGGAGTTCTTCGACAACCTCGAGCTGGGCGACGACGCGGTGGTCGGGGAGGTCAACGGGGGCTGGCATGTGGCCTCGCGCCAGCTGTACCACGAACGACGGGCGGTCGGCGGCGGCTCAGAGTTCGCGAGCGGCATTGGGGCCGAAGGCAAATCCGACGTGCCGATCGACTACGTCGGGTTGCTGGAGAGCATCGGAGCGCCCGACAACGAGCGGCTGCGCGAGATGGCGGGACGGGCGCTGGTCCACCGCGCGGTCCGCGAGCAGTTGATCGACCATGTGTATCACGGTGTCCTCGACGGGTCGCTTCCCCCGGCGGCGGGTTCGATCATCCGCATCGCCCATGCCGATGTGCACCACGTCGAGTTCGACACCGCCTTGGCGATCACCGGCAGCGCCGGTGTGGTCGACGTCGACGGTGACCTGATCCGGTACGGCGAGCGGTACCTGTCCCGGCAGGCCGCGGCGCTCGGCGGCGGAACCACCGAGATCGCGCGCAACATCATCGGCGAGCGTGTGCTGGGCTTCCCCCGCGAACCCGCCGCCGACCGCGACGTGCCGTTCAAAGAGGTCAAGCACAACAGGGGCTGA